A single Pan paniscus chromosome 21, NHGRI_mPanPan1-v2.0_pri, whole genome shotgun sequence DNA region contains:
- the GTSF1L gene encoding gametocyte-specific factor 1-like has translation MEPETFEICPYDPHHRIPLSRFQYHLASCRRKNPKKAKKMATCKYNACHVVRIKNLEEHEAVCVNRSAVEEEDTENPLKVSPPSSEQNDDTQQVSPCLPSPDIWNVDGANCQHVFVLKTFFPQKVVCENDTKESARETSPQKILRPGQ, from the coding sequence ATGGAGCCAGAAACCTTTGAAATTTGCCCTTATGATCCTCACCACCGAATCCCACTCAGCAGATTCCAGTACCACCTGGCATCGTGCAGGAGAAAGAACCCCAAGAAAGCCAAAAAGATGGCCACCTGCAAATACAACGCCTGCCACGTGGTCCGCATCAAAAATCTGGAGGAACATGAGGCTGTTTGTGTCAACAGGAGCGCTGTGGAAGAAGAGGACACCGAGAACCCTCTGAAAGTCAGTCCTCCTAGTTCAGAGCAGAACGATGACACCCAGCAGGTCTCACCCTGCCTTCCCAGCCCCGATATCTGGAATGTCGATGGCGCTAATTGCCAGCATGTGTTTGTCCTTAAgactttttttcctcaaaagGTTGTTTGTGAAAATGACACGAAAGAGTCAGCAAGAGAGACCAGTCCCCAGAAGATCCTCAGACCAGGACAGTAA